One genomic segment of Novisyntrophococcus fermenticellae includes these proteins:
- a CDS encoding sensor histidine kinase, with the protein MYTRSGELVIISRVKFKGKWKFIRSLRFRITLMLVIIGIIPSIIIENGIVKNYEERTVKLRMATIRNQCDILRNQLVKTGYMEDPTNAVINGEFDMLTNIYGGRLLIINKDFKVIKDTYDLDRGKLMVSQEVINCFNGRETSQYDKKNDYIAMTVGIQNTETRELQGVMLVSVSTIEIRAGKDILEQKGFFLLMLIMFVVLILGYILSGSLMKPFQKVTRSIEDITDGYLDESISVPDYLETELITDAFNKMLARVRSLDESRQEFVSNVSHELKTPLTSMKVLADSLNGQENVPIELYQEFMQDITEEIDRENKIITDLLSLVKLDKKAADLNIELMNINDLLELVVKRLKPIAARADVELIVDSFRPVNAEIDETKLTLAFSNLVENAIKYNNPGGWVRVSLNADHKYFYVTVADSGIGIPEESLSQIFERFYRVDKSHSREIGGTGLGLAITRRAIVMHRGAIKVYSKENEGTTFSVRIPITYTGGQV; encoded by the coding sequence ATGTACACACGAAGTGGGGAGTTGGTTATTATTTCCAGGGTTAAATTTAAAGGTAAATGGAAGTTTATACGAAGTCTGCGATTCCGTATTACACTTATGCTGGTTATCATCGGCATCATTCCGAGTATTATCATCGAGAATGGAATCGTAAAGAATTATGAAGAGCGGACAGTGAAACTTCGGATGGCCACAATCAGAAATCAGTGTGATATCCTGCGTAACCAGCTTGTGAAGACAGGGTATATGGAAGATCCCACCAATGCGGTAATTAACGGCGAATTCGACATGCTGACGAATATTTACGGGGGACGTCTCCTGATTATTAATAAAGATTTCAAGGTTATCAAGGATACCTATGATCTGGACCGGGGGAAACTTATGGTTTCTCAGGAGGTCATCAATTGCTTTAATGGCAGGGAGACCAGTCAATATGATAAGAAGAATGACTATATCGCAATGACTGTTGGAATTCAGAATACAGAGACCAGGGAACTGCAGGGTGTAATGCTGGTCAGTGTTTCTACAATTGAGATCCGGGCCGGTAAAGATATTTTGGAGCAAAAGGGCTTCTTTCTGTTAATGCTTATCATGTTTGTGGTGTTAATACTGGGTTACATATTGTCAGGTTCTCTGATGAAGCCGTTTCAGAAGGTGACCCGGTCTATTGAAGATATAACTGACGGGTATCTGGATGAGAGTATTTCGGTTCCGGATTATCTTGAAACAGAGCTTATAACGGATGCATTTAATAAGATGCTGGCAAGAGTGCGTTCTCTGGACGAATCCCGCCAGGAATTTGTATCCAACGTTTCCCATGAGTTAAAGACGCCCCTGACATCCATGAAGGTTCTTGCGGATTCCCTGAATGGACAGGAAAATGTGCCGATTGAGCTATATCAGGAATTTATGCAGGACATTACAGAAGAGATAGACAGAGAGAATAAGATCATCACGGATTTGCTGTCTTTAGTTAAGCTTGATAAAAAGGCAGCTGACCTGAACATTGAATTGATGAATATCAATGATCTCCTGGAGCTGGTGGTAAAGCGCCTGAAGCCAATTGCTGCCCGTGCAGATGTGGAACTGATTGTGGATAGTTTCCGCCCGGTTAACGCGGAGATAGATGAGACAAAGCTGACGCTGGCTTTCTCCAATCTGGTAGAGAACGCTATAAAATATAATAATCCGGGCGGCTGGGTTCGTGTATCGCTGAATGCGGATCATAAATATTTTTATGTTACGGTAGCAGATTCCGGAATCGGAATTCCGGAAGAATCTTTAAGCCAGATTTTTGAGCGTTTTTACAGGGTTGATAAGTCTCATTCCCGGGAAATCGGGGGTACGGGACTTGGACTTGCCATCACCAGAAGAGCCATTGTGATGCATCGCGGCGCAATCAAGGTTTACAGTAAAGAAAACGAAGGAACCACATTTTCGGTCAGAATACCAATCACCTATACAGGGGGGCAGGTATGA
- a CDS encoding response regulator, producing the protein MNIILIDDDCLVSQALKIILEANEECHILATGIDGQEAVTLFRIHRPDILLMDIRMKKMDGLEAAAGILSEFPEARILLLTTFSDDEYIVKALKLGAKGYLLKQDYQSLLPALKAVYNGQTVFGSEIMEKIPNLLQNHSNFDYSRYDIHGRELDIITLIAEGYSNKEIAETLYLSEGTVRNYLSSILDKLNLRDRTQLAVFYYQHR; encoded by the coding sequence ATGAATATTATCCTGATAGACGATGATTGTCTTGTGTCACAGGCTTTAAAAATCATATTGGAAGCAAATGAAGAGTGTCACATACTTGCAACGGGAATCGATGGACAGGAGGCAGTTACGCTTTTTAGAATACATCGTCCGGATATCCTGCTTATGGACATCCGCATGAAAAAGATGGATGGGCTGGAAGCCGCTGCCGGAATTCTTTCTGAATTTCCAGAAGCCAGAATATTGCTGCTCACTACTTTTTCTGACGATGAATACATAGTAAAAGCACTAAAGCTCGGTGCTAAGGGCTATCTGCTGAAGCAAGACTATCAAAGCCTGCTTCCTGCCCTCAAAGCAGTCTATAACGGTCAGACTGTCTTTGGAAGTGAGATTATGGAAAAGATACCAAATCTTCTTCAGAATCATTCAAATTTTGATTATTCCAGATATGACATTCACGGAAGAGAATTGGATATTATTACTTTAATTGCAGAGGGGTATAGTAATAAAGAAATTGCGGAAACACTCTATCTAAGTGAAGGGACCGTGCGGAATTACTTAAGCTCTATACTGGATAAGCTTAATTTAAGAGACCGTACGCAATTAGCGGTATTTTATTATCAACATAGATAA
- a CDS encoding GerMN domain-containing protein, giving the protein MKKLKICLLLTLSFCLAAAGCSNNKSKEEDKKPYHMYYLDGEGNQVVAESYSPKASDTASMIEEFIGMQSEKVDSDEQHLLPGRVTIENSNLNNGVLSLNMSSGYKDMKATREILARVGLVRTFGQIPKVARIQILVDGEPIKDSQGKEVGMMTASSFVENSGKEINTYQNINMTLYFSDETGKKLVPEERNVYYSSNIPLERVVVEQLIKGPKSGGHYATLPSETNILSATISDEICYVNFDQSFQENTLNVSQEIPIYSIVNSLTTVCKVKEVQFSINGESKVSFKDKVRLDQLFKWNPQYNKEDTDS; this is encoded by the coding sequence ATGAAAAAATTAAAGATATGCCTGCTGCTGACACTGTCCTTTTGTCTGGCGGCAGCAGGATGCAGCAATAACAAAAGCAAAGAGGAAGACAAAAAACCTTATCATATGTATTATCTGGATGGAGAAGGCAATCAGGTAGTTGCAGAATCCTATTCTCCCAAAGCTTCCGATACTGCTTCAATGATTGAAGAGTTTATCGGAATGCAGTCGGAAAAAGTTGATTCTGATGAGCAGCATTTGCTGCCGGGTAGGGTTACGATTGAAAATTCCAATTTAAATAACGGAGTATTAAGTCTGAATATGAGCAGCGGCTACAAGGATATGAAAGCTACCCGGGAAATCTTAGCCAGAGTGGGGCTGGTCCGCACCTTCGGACAGATTCCCAAGGTGGCCAGGATACAGATACTGGTGGATGGGGAACCGATTAAGGACAGCCAGGGAAAAGAAGTGGGCATGATGACAGCCAGCAGTTTTGTAGAAAACTCCGGAAAAGAGATTAATACCTACCAAAATATTAATATGACACTTTATTTTTCAGATGAGACCGGGAAAAAACTGGTACCGGAGGAACGGAATGTCTATTACAGCAGTAATATACCTCTGGAACGTGTCGTGGTTGAACAGCTGATTAAAGGACCAAAATCCGGGGGTCACTATGCCACACTGCCTTCCGAAACGAATATCTTAAGTGCGACCATATCCGATGAAATCTGCTATGTAAATTTTGACCAGAGCTTTCAGGAGAATACATTGAATGTCAGTCAGGAGATTCCCATATATTCCATAGTCAATTCCCTGACTACTGTTTGTAAAGTAAAAGAAGTTCAGTTCTCTATCAACGGTGAAAGTAAGGTAAGCTTTAAAGACAAGGTGCGGCTGGATCAGCTATTTAAATGGAATCCACAGTATAATAAGGAGGACACGGATTCATGA
- a CDS encoding MarR family winged helix-turn-helix transcriptional regulator, whose translation MCESNRHEEDLLGLMGRCGHYLYHHPERKRGQGKILRILSQKDQMTQKELQEILEIQPGSMSEIISKLECRGMLERIRDEQDKRMIVLKITERGKAEVMEKPRHEMERELFHALSKEEQDNLKRLLKKLLDQWYQKEE comes from the coding sequence ATGTGTGAATCGAATCGCCATGAGGAAGATTTGCTTGGTCTGATGGGTCGATGTGGTCATTATCTATATCATCATCCGGAGAGGAAACGAGGTCAGGGAAAGATCTTACGAATACTTTCGCAAAAGGACCAGATGACCCAGAAGGAGCTGCAGGAAATTCTTGAGATACAACCGGGTTCCATGAGCGAAATTATATCAAAACTGGAGTGCAGGGGAATGCTCGAACGGATTCGGGACGAGCAGGATAAGCGAATGATTGTTCTTAAAATCACTGAAAGAGGAAAAGCAGAAGTGATGGAAAAACCCCGGCATGAAATGGAGCGTGAACTTTTTCATGCATTGAGTAAGGAAGAGCAGGACAATCTGAAACGCTTGCTGAAAAAACTGCTGGATCAATGGTATCAAAAAGAAGAATGA
- a CDS encoding DNA internalization-related competence protein ComEC/Rec2 — MIKRPLLVAAAGFCLSLCIFKAAGFPVTGIPAEQKQVSECIDAEETVHITGLVYQRLEKENSIQYYLKKPVLLRNTDSNINSIAQIPVHQNIIIILSKENQSNIIPIGSEIQVQGELKEIPAPGNPGQFDSVTYYKSKKIAYSMWAGDVELLKAEYGWKEKAERLRNCLAESLSLMLPKRHAGVMIAMLLGDKSYGEAETRVNYQMGGALHILSISGLHLSLLGMGCYRLLCRIRLPNGVSIVAAGVLMSIYCWFTGNNVATLRALIMFYVTLGARLSGRSYDPVSSISLSMILLLAENPQYLFYSGFQLSYVAVLGAGVIYPVWRDWMRGKQAVRTFGQKFKRLLKDGILSCTVITLTTLPLTCYYFFEIPLLGLLPNLLIMATMNFVMLPGMLGMCTGVFSLRLGKMILLPVWGILESYEVLMCIIRKIPWAVYICGQPGLWQILIYYSTLLGITCSVKILMWKQEQTQNSRKIPLSHKNKRKKIYHHVCNMILLTAAVGILLWRMPVEVCITILDVGQGDSIVLQGEGHCFLVDGGSTSEKEVGEYRILPFLKSQGIQKLDGIIVTHPDEDHINGILELLEKVEKKETALRVRQLFLPLWMKGGKECIQFEKLAEELGISVHYLQKGDRIEKGELKIEVLHPDRVDYTDEKNAGSITLGIHYRKLNVLLTGDIEGSGEKKLLQEAERYDFLKVAHHGSKNSTSSEFLDKTAPGSL; from the coding sequence ATGATAAAACGACCACTGTTGGTGGCCGCAGCGGGTTTCTGCTTAAGTTTGTGCATTTTCAAAGCCGCAGGTTTTCCGGTTACAGGAATACCTGCGGAACAAAAACAAGTGAGCGAATGCATAGATGCAGAAGAGACCGTGCATATTACCGGCCTTGTTTACCAAAGGTTGGAAAAAGAAAATTCGATACAATATTATTTAAAGAAACCAGTTTTGCTAAGAAACACAGATAGTAATATCAATTCTATAGCGCAAATTCCAGTTCATCAGAATATCATAATCATTTTATCAAAAGAAAATCAATCAAATATTATCCCAATCGGAAGCGAAATTCAGGTTCAGGGGGAGCTGAAAGAAATCCCGGCTCCGGGCAATCCCGGACAGTTTGACAGTGTTACATATTACAAATCCAAAAAAATTGCTTATTCTATGTGGGCAGGAGACGTTGAGTTGCTTAAGGCTGAGTATGGGTGGAAAGAGAAGGCTGAAAGGCTGAGGAACTGCTTAGCCGAATCATTAAGCCTTATGCTTCCCAAACGTCATGCAGGTGTTATGATTGCAATGCTCCTGGGGGATAAGAGCTACGGTGAAGCGGAAACCAGAGTAAATTATCAGATGGGAGGAGCGCTTCATATTCTTTCAATTTCCGGACTGCATCTGTCGCTGCTGGGAATGGGCTGCTACCGTCTTTTGTGCAGAATCCGCCTGCCGAATGGAGTAAGCATAGTGGCAGCCGGTGTACTGATGAGCATCTATTGCTGGTTCACCGGTAATAATGTAGCAACCCTAAGAGCACTTATTATGTTTTATGTAACCTTAGGAGCCAGGTTAAGTGGCAGGAGTTACGATCCCGTATCATCAATAAGTCTGTCCATGATATTACTGCTTGCGGAAAATCCCCAGTACCTCTTCTACAGTGGATTTCAATTATCCTACGTGGCCGTACTTGGCGCAGGAGTGATATATCCCGTATGGCGTGACTGGATGCGAGGAAAGCAGGCAGTCAGGACGTTCGGGCAAAAATTCAAAAGACTTCTAAAGGACGGAATCCTGTCCTGCACAGTTATCACGCTGACTACACTGCCTCTGACCTGTTATTATTTTTTCGAGATTCCATTGCTCGGGCTGCTTCCCAATCTCCTGATCATGGCAACTATGAATTTTGTTATGCTCCCCGGTATGCTGGGCATGTGTACAGGAGTTTTCAGCCTGAGACTGGGAAAGATGATCCTGCTTCCGGTCTGGGGAATTCTGGAAAGCTATGAAGTGCTGATGTGCATAATACGGAAAATCCCATGGGCTGTCTATATATGCGGGCAGCCAGGGCTTTGGCAGATTTTGATTTACTATTCGACCCTGTTGGGTATAACCTGTTCCGTAAAAATCCTTATGTGGAAACAAGAGCAGACACAAAATTCCAGAAAGATCCCGCTTTCCCACAAAAATAAGAGAAAGAAAATTTACCATCATGTATGCAATATGATATTGCTGACTGCCGCTGTAGGTATTCTGCTCTGGCGTATGCCTGTAGAGGTTTGCATTACAATCCTGGATGTAGGGCAGGGAGATAGTATTGTACTGCAGGGGGAGGGACATTGCTTTTTAGTTGATGGGGGCAGTACCAGTGAAAAAGAGGTGGGAGAATACCGGATACTTCCCTTTTTAAAGAGTCAGGGGATACAAAAACTGGACGGAATCATTGTCACACATCCTGACGAAGACCATATCAATGGTATTTTGGAATTGCTGGAAAAGGTAGAAAAGAAGGAGACCGCTCTTCGTGTCCGACAGTTATTTCTTCCACTGTGGATGAAAGGCGGAAAGGAGTGCATACAATTCGAAAAATTGGCAGAAGAACTGGGAATATCTGTACATTATCTGCAAAAGGGTGACAGAATCGAAAAAGGAGAACTGAAGATTGAGGTACTGCATCCGGACCGCGTGGATTACACCGATGAGAAAAACGCAGGCTCTATAACATTGGGAATTCATTATCGGAAGCTGAACGTTTTACTGACCGGCGATATCGAGGGCAGCGGAGAGAAGAAACTGCTACAGGAGGCAGAAAGGTATGATTTCCTGAAGGTCGCACATCATGGCTCAAAAAACTCCACATCCTCCGAATTTTTAGATAAAACAGCCCCCGGATCGCTGTGA
- a CDS encoding class II aldolase/adducin family protein, translating to MELSYMELRVQICDVCHKMWQKGWVAANDGNVSAKLPDGTFLTTPTGMSKSFITPEKLVHIDKDGSIIEAEPGLRPSSEIKLHMRCYQERKDVGSVLHAHPPVATGYAVANKPLDEYSMIETVLTLGSVPVTPYATPSTYEVPEAIAPYLGEHDAVLLQNHGALTVGADVITAYYRMETLELFAQISLNAHLLGGAKELSRENIERLISMREGYGMTGRHPGYKKYGDEN from the coding sequence ATGGAATTAAGTTATATGGAATTAAGGGTACAGATTTGTGATGTCTGCCATAAGATGTGGCAGAAGGGATGGGTTGCTGCTAACGATGGGAATGTTTCGGCCAAACTGCCGGATGGTACATTCCTCACAACACCTACAGGCATGAGCAAGAGTTTTATCACGCCGGAAAAGCTGGTGCATATTGATAAGGATGGCAGTATCATCGAGGCGGAGCCGGGCTTAAGACCATCTTCTGAAATTAAGCTGCATATGAGATGTTACCAGGAACGGAAAGATGTAGGTTCTGTTTTGCATGCACATCCGCCGGTGGCGACAGGCTATGCGGTAGCCAATAAACCATTGGATGAATACTCGATGATTGAGACGGTACTTACTCTGGGTTCCGTTCCTGTAACACCTTATGCGACACCATCCACCTATGAAGTTCCGGAGGCTATCGCGCCATATCTTGGGGAACATGATGCAGTTTTGCTTCAGAACCATGGGGCGCTGACTGTAGGCGCCGATGTTATAACGGCCTACTACCGGATGGAAACACTGGAACTGTTTGCACAGATCAGCCTGAATGCCCATCTTCTGGGAGGAGCTAAAGAGCTTTCAAGAGAAAATATCGAGCGGTTGATTTCCATGCGCGAAGGGTATGGGATGACAGGAAGACACCCGGGTTATAAGAAGTACGGAGATGAGAATTGA
- a CDS encoding DUF554 domain-containing protein, whose translation MIGTVVNTGAILIGSVIGSVVRKGIKEEYQGALYTAMGLSATVLGVNAAVSNIPDSKYPVLFIVSLAAGGLLGTILNLEGRFQNLVGRFSKSNLGQGLSTGILLYCIGSLSILGPIQSALNHDNTYLFTNATLDFVTSMVLASTYGIGMALAAVVLFLWQGGIYLCAGALSAFISPELMCEVSIVGGILIFASGLSILGIKNCKTLNLLPSLLVPVIWFLIKGICK comes from the coding sequence ATGATTGGAACGGTTGTCAACACGGGTGCAATATTGATTGGAAGTGTCATAGGCAGTGTAGTCAGAAAGGGAATCAAGGAAGAATATCAGGGAGCATTGTATACAGCTATGGGACTTTCCGCCACTGTGCTTGGAGTGAACGCTGCGGTCAGTAATATACCGGATAGTAAGTATCCGGTTCTCTTTATAGTAAGTCTGGCAGCGGGGGGACTTCTGGGAACAATCTTAAATCTGGAAGGACGTTTTCAGAATCTGGTGGGAAGATTTTCAAAATCCAATCTCGGACAGGGATTATCCACAGGTATTCTGTTATACTGCATCGGAAGTCTGTCTATATTGGGACCGATACAAAGTGCGCTGAATCATGACAACACCTATTTGTTTACCAATGCCACACTGGATTTTGTAACATCTATGGTGCTTGCATCTACCTATGGAATTGGAATGGCTCTGGCTGCTGTTGTGCTTTTTCTGTGGCAGGGAGGGATCTACCTGTGTGCGGGTGCCCTTTCTGCTTTCATATCCCCTGAGCTGATGTGCGAGGTATCCATTGTGGGAGGAATTCTGATTTTCGCTTCGGGTCTGTCCATATTGGGAATCAAGAACTGTAAGACCTTAAATTTGCTGCCATCCCTATTGGTTCCTGTGATTTGGTTTTTGATAAAAGGGATATGCAAATAA